The following proteins are co-located in the Pseudomonas sp. DY-1 genome:
- a CDS encoding LysR substrate-binding domain-containing protein: MNRNELRKADINLMVVFETLMQERNVTKAAEKLFLVQPTISAALNRLRALFNDPLFVRVGHRMEPTARAEMISRHLSPALDALSVALSLTHEFDPSTSNMTFRIGLSDDVEFALLPPVLRALRNEAPNIVIVVQHANYWRIPELLANGEITVGIAQTRDLPANARCKRLRRVYPKVLRADPGDALLTLDEYCARPHVQVSHTASTHGLADDWLQSIGRTRRVVLSVPQFSALPALLADTDLLVSLPDYIAEAMAASGQLRYESLPFETPELDLDMVWLSMLDSDPAESWLRQRLQDLMGEGD; encoded by the coding sequence ATGAATCGCAACGAACTGCGCAAGGCCGACATCAACCTGATGGTGGTGTTCGAGACGTTGATGCAGGAGCGCAATGTCACCAAGGCCGCGGAGAAGCTCTTTCTGGTCCAGCCCACCATCAGCGCGGCCCTGAATCGCCTGCGTGCGCTGTTCAACGACCCCTTGTTCGTCCGCGTCGGCCACCGCATGGAGCCAACTGCCCGGGCCGAGATGATCTCCCGGCACTTGTCACCGGCGCTGGATGCCCTGTCCGTGGCGCTCAGCCTGACTCACGAGTTCGACCCGTCCACCAGCAACATGACTTTCCGCATCGGGCTGTCGGATGACGTCGAGTTCGCACTGTTGCCGCCAGTGCTGCGGGCGTTGCGTAATGAAGCGCCGAACATCGTGATCGTGGTGCAACATGCCAACTATTGGCGGATTCCTGAGCTGCTGGCCAATGGCGAGATTACCGTCGGCATCGCCCAGACCCGCGACTTGCCGGCCAATGCCAGGTGCAAGCGCCTGCGCCGCGTCTACCCGAAAGTGCTGCGTGCGGACCCGGGCGACGCGCTCCTGACCCTGGATGAGTACTGCGCCAGGCCCCATGTCCAGGTATCCCACACGGCCAGTACCCACGGTTTGGCGGACGACTGGTTGCAGTCGATCGGACGCACGCGCCGGGTGGTGTTGTCGGTTCCGCAGTTCAGTGCCTTGCCGGCCTTGCTGGCGGACACCGATCTGCTGGTCAGCCTGCCTGATTACATCGCCGAAGCGATGGCCGCTTCCGGCCAGCTGCGTTACGAGTCGCTGCCCTTCGAAACACCCGAGCTGGACCTGGATATGGTCTGGCTCAGCATGCTGGACAGTGATCCGGCGGAAAGCTGGCTGCGCCAGCGCTTGCAGGACTTGATGGGGGAGGGCGACTGA
- a CDS encoding sulfite exporter TauE/SafE family protein, with protein MDFLAFVLNVALGAVLGTMGGLFGIGGGLIAIPALGVLFGLDQQLAQGTALVMVVPNVLLALWRYHQRNRIDPRYATLLAAASFGFAWMASLFAVRVDAESMRLAFVAFLLALAAYNFARMFMAKAQASSELRHPWPWLGVLGGISGVAGGLFGVGGAVIATPVLTSVFGTSQIMAQGLSLALAAPGTAVTLATYGLHDHVNWAMGLPLAIGGLLSISWGVRLAHALPERVLRSLFCVFLLVCAAMLGLK; from the coding sequence ATGGATTTTTTGGCTTTTGTACTGAACGTCGCACTGGGGGCAGTGCTCGGCACCATGGGAGGGCTCTTCGGCATTGGCGGTGGGCTGATCGCCATTCCCGCTCTGGGCGTGCTCTTCGGTCTTGATCAGCAACTGGCCCAGGGCACCGCCTTGGTGATGGTGGTGCCCAACGTGCTGTTGGCGCTGTGGCGTTACCACCAGCGCAACCGTATCGACCCACGCTACGCGACACTGCTGGCTGCCGCCAGTTTCGGTTTCGCCTGGATGGCGTCGCTGTTCGCGGTTCGAGTTGATGCGGAAAGCATGCGCCTGGCGTTCGTGGCTTTCCTGCTGGCGCTTGCCGCATACAACTTCGCGCGGATGTTCATGGCCAAGGCCCAGGCCAGTTCAGAGTTGCGCCACCCCTGGCCCTGGCTCGGGGTGTTGGGCGGTATTTCAGGCGTTGCGGGTGGTCTGTTCGGGGTCGGCGGTGCGGTGATTGCGACACCGGTGCTGACCAGCGTGTTCGGCACCAGCCAGATCATGGCCCAGGGCCTGTCCCTGGCGCTGGCCGCGCCGGGCACTGCGGTTACCCTTGCCACTTACGGCCTGCACGATCACGTGAACTGGGCGATGGGCTTGCCCCTGGCGATAGGCGGCTTGCTCAGCATCAGCTGGGGCGTGCGCCTGGCTCATGCTTTGCCGGAACGAGTGTTGCGTTCGCTGTTCTGCGTCTTCTTGCTGGTGTGTGCCGCGATGCTTGGCCTCAAGTGA
- a CDS encoding MarR family winged helix-turn-helix transcriptional regulator — MSTPPCKELMLDNQLCFALYSTSLMMTKVYKPLLQELGLTYPQYLAMMVLWEGDGITVGEISNRMLTDPGSLTPLLKRLEAEGFITRTRSSKDERVVELRLTEQGRALQEKAKKVPACILAATERTTDQLGVLKDDLVSLRNSLGKAV; from the coding sequence ATGTCCACTCCCCCGTGCAAGGAGCTGATGCTCGACAACCAGCTCTGCTTCGCCCTCTATTCCACTTCGCTGATGATGACCAAGGTCTACAAGCCGCTGCTCCAGGAGCTGGGCCTTACCTACCCGCAATACCTCGCCATGATGGTGCTCTGGGAAGGCGACGGCATCACGGTCGGAGAAATCAGCAACCGGATGCTCACTGATCCGGGCTCCCTCACTCCGCTGCTCAAGCGCCTGGAAGCCGAAGGCTTCATCACCCGAACTCGCAGCAGCAAGGACGAGCGTGTGGTGGAACTGCGCCTCACCGAGCAAGGCCGTGCCCTGCAGGAGAAGGCCAAGAAGGTGCCCGCCTGTATTCTCGCGGCTACCGAGCGCACGACAGATCAGCTGGGTGTCCTCAAGGATGACCTCGTGTCCCTGCGCAACAGTCTGGGAAAGGCCGTCTGA
- a CDS encoding RDD family protein, whose protein sequence is MDNLQNPYQVPQAELTVNSAAEPLLASRWTRLAAALIDGLIMSLVTVPVAYFSGTFAAAQQGIEPSLGQQLLSLVVGIAVFLLVNGHFLKNFGQTLGKRLLKIAIVNLDGQVPELGNLLLKRYLLWWLLAYIPVVGVLLVLVDYLFIFRADRRCLHDLLAGTRVVQLPR, encoded by the coding sequence ATGGACAACCTGCAAAACCCTTATCAGGTGCCCCAGGCGGAACTCACCGTCAACAGTGCCGCCGAACCGCTGCTTGCTTCACGCTGGACACGCCTGGCGGCTGCGTTGATAGATGGCCTGATCATGAGTCTGGTAACCGTGCCGGTGGCCTACTTCTCCGGCACTTTCGCCGCCGCCCAGCAGGGCATCGAGCCCAGCCTGGGCCAGCAGTTGCTGAGCCTTGTAGTCGGGATCGCGGTGTTCTTGCTGGTCAACGGGCATTTCCTCAAGAACTTCGGCCAGACGCTCGGCAAGCGCCTGCTGAAGATCGCCATCGTCAATCTCGACGGCCAGGTCCCCGAACTGGGCAACCTGCTGCTCAAGCGGTATCTGCTCTGGTGGTTGCTGGCCTATATCCCGGTCGTGGGCGTGTTGCTGGTACTGGTGGATTACCTGTTCATCTTCCGTGCCGATCGTCGTTGCCTGCATGACTTGCTGGCCGGTACCCGGGTGGTGCAGTTGCCGCGTTGA
- a CDS encoding helix-turn-helix domain-containing protein: protein MNTLGSRIAHYRKLKGLSQQALANECGWESQSRIGNYERDTREPSFEDLKRIAKALEVSLNDLLNPVMQIAESKDGHYGPEQTLSPRSRQVLDRLTRAASEGRLVEQDLVLLEQIARRLEKPGD from the coding sequence ATGAACACGCTTGGATCGCGCATCGCGCACTACAGAAAGCTGAAAGGACTCTCTCAGCAGGCCCTGGCCAACGAGTGCGGCTGGGAATCACAATCCCGTATCGGCAACTACGAGCGGGATACCCGCGAGCCCTCGTTCGAAGACCTCAAACGCATCGCCAAGGCGCTGGAGGTATCGCTCAACGACCTGCTCAATCCCGTCATGCAGATTGCCGAATCGAAAGACGGCCATTACGGCCCGGAACAGACACTGAGTCCACGCTCCCGCCAGGTGCTCGACCGCCTCACCCGTGCAGCCAGCGAAGGCCGCCTGGTCGAACAGGACCTGGTTCTGCTGGAGCAGATCGCCCGGCGACTGGAAAAACCGGGCGATTGA
- a CDS encoding MarR family winged helix-turn-helix transcriptional regulator: protein MSVGALQLQVSSRMVISGRNWRRICQANLSKFGISEACCGPLLMIGRLGGGVRQVQLAQAIGIEGPSLVRLLDQLCNAGLIERQEDASDRRAKTLSVTSAGRELSERLENELILLRRQALAQLSPADLQAALRVFDAFDQFSQAH, encoded by the coding sequence ATGTCTGTCGGAGCCCTTCAACTGCAAGTCAGCAGCCGCATGGTCATCAGTGGCCGCAACTGGCGCCGCATCTGCCAGGCCAACCTGTCGAAGTTCGGTATCAGCGAGGCCTGTTGCGGGCCCTTGCTGATGATTGGCCGGCTGGGCGGTGGCGTGCGCCAGGTGCAACTGGCCCAGGCCATCGGTATCGAAGGTCCGTCCCTGGTGCGCCTGCTCGATCAGCTGTGCAACGCAGGCCTGATCGAACGCCAGGAAGATGCCAGCGACCGCCGTGCGAAGACCCTCAGTGTCACCAGCGCCGGACGCGAGCTCAGCGAGAGGCTGGAGAACGAACTGATCCTCCTGCGCCGCCAGGCACTGGCGCAATTGTCGCCTGCCGACTTGCAGGCCGCCCTGCGCGTGTTCGACGCCTTCGACCAGTTCAGCCAGGCCCACTGA
- a CDS encoding DUF1127 domain-containing protein, with translation MKGQHGFIGTSHHAGFEPHRESWLAAAWRMVRRWEQLAYERDQLSRMSDEMLKDIGLSRADVMEESERHFWEDPLKK, from the coding sequence ATGAAAGGTCAACACGGTTTTATCGGTACTTCGCATCACGCCGGTTTCGAACCTCATCGGGAAAGCTGGCTCGCCGCTGCCTGGCGCATGGTCAGGCGCTGGGAGCAACTGGCGTATGAGCGTGATCAACTGTCCAGGATGAGCGACGAGATGCTCAAGGACATTGGTTTGTCCCGCGCTGACGTCATGGAAGAAAGCGAGCGTCATTTCTGGGAAGACCCGCTGAAGAAGTGA
- a CDS encoding alpha/beta hydrolase, producing MKSISTVVAGSLLALSVSHAFAAGSPGVEHDTQAFLEALAAGGGQPLETLAPKDARAVLVGAQASVKLELPKADVSKKIIEAEGQKIDLTIVRPEGAKGELPVFMFFHGGGWVLGDYPTHERLIRDLVANSGAVAVYVNYTPSPEAKYPTAINQAYAATKWVAEHGKEIGVDGKRLAVAGNSVGGNMAAVVSLMAKDKGTPKIRFQALLWPVTDSNFNNASYNQFENGHFLTRNMMKWFWDSYTTDPKQRAEIYASPLQASTEQLKGLPPALVQTAEFDVLRDEGEAYARKLDAAGVEVTSVRYNGMIHDFGLLNVLAKVPGTRAAMQQAGEAIKEHLK from the coding sequence ATGAAATCGATCAGCACCGTAGTTGCAGGCAGCCTTCTCGCCCTCTCCGTGAGCCACGCATTCGCCGCCGGTAGCCCGGGTGTCGAACATGACACCCAGGCTTTCCTCGAAGCCTTGGCAGCCGGTGGTGGCCAGCCCCTGGAAACTTTGGCACCCAAGGATGCCCGCGCGGTGCTGGTAGGTGCGCAGGCCAGTGTGAAACTGGAACTGCCGAAAGCCGATGTCAGCAAGAAGATCATCGAAGCCGAAGGCCAGAAGATCGACCTGACAATCGTCCGCCCTGAAGGCGCCAAGGGTGAACTGCCCGTGTTCATGTTCTTCCACGGGGGCGGCTGGGTACTGGGCGACTATCCGACCCATGAACGCCTGATCCGAGACCTGGTGGCCAACTCCGGCGCAGTTGCGGTCTACGTGAACTACACGCCCTCCCCCGAGGCGAAATACCCGACCGCCATCAACCAGGCCTACGCTGCCACCAAATGGGTGGCCGAGCACGGCAAGGAGATCGGTGTGGACGGCAAACGCCTTGCGGTGGCCGGCAACAGTGTCGGTGGCAACATGGCCGCCGTGGTCAGCCTGATGGCCAAGGACAAGGGCACGCCGAAGATCCGCTTCCAGGCCCTGCTGTGGCCCGTAACCGACTCGAACTTCAACAACGCCTCGTACAACCAGTTCGAGAACGGCCACTTCCTCACTCGCAACATGATGAAGTGGTTCTGGGACAGCTACACCACTGACCCGAAACAGCGGGCCGAAATCTACGCCTCGCCGCTTCAGGCTTCGACCGAACAACTGAAAGGCCTGCCGCCGGCACTGGTGCAGACCGCCGAATTCGATGTGCTGCGCGATGAAGGCGAAGCCTATGCCCGCAAGCTCGACGCCGCTGGAGTCGAGGTCACCTCGGTGCGCTACAACGGCATGATCCACGACTTCGGCCTGCTCAACGTGCTGGCCAAGGTCCCGGGCACCCGCGCAGCAATGCAGCAAGCCGGCGAGGCGATCAAGGAGCACCTGAAGTAA
- the efp gene encoding elongation factor P, producing MKTAQEFRAGQVANINGAPWVIQKAEFNKSGRNSAVVKMKLKNLLTGAGTETVFKADDKLEPVILERKEVTYSYFADPLYVFMDTEFNQYEIEKADLEGVLTFIEDGMTDVCEAVFYNDRVISVELPTTIVRQIAYTEPSVRGDTSGKVMKTARLNNGAELQVSAFCEIGDSIEIDTRTGEYKSRVKA from the coding sequence ATGAAAACCGCTCAAGAGTTCCGCGCCGGCCAAGTTGCCAACATCAATGGCGCTCCCTGGGTCATCCAGAAGGCCGAGTTCAACAAATCCGGCCGTAACAGTGCTGTCGTCAAGATGAAGCTGAAGAACCTGCTGACCGGCGCCGGCACCGAGACCGTGTTCAAGGCCGACGACAAGCTGGAGCCGGTCATCCTTGAACGCAAGGAAGTGACCTACTCCTACTTCGCCGATCCGCTGTACGTGTTCATGGACACCGAGTTCAACCAGTACGAGATCGAGAAAGCCGACCTGGAAGGCGTGCTGACCTTCATCGAAGACGGCATGACCGACGTCTGCGAAGCCGTGTTCTACAACGATCGCGTGATCTCGGTTGAACTGCCGACCACCATCGTTCGCCAGATCGCCTACACCGAGCCGTCCGTCCGTGGCGACACTTCCGGCAAGGTCATGAAGACTGCTCGCCTGAACAACGGTGCCGAGCTGCAAGTATCCGCCTTCTGCGAAATCGGTGACTCCATCGAGATCGATACCCGCACCGGCGAGTACAAGTCCCGCGTCAAGGCCTGA
- a CDS encoding DUF3291 domain-containing protein: MSNTHELAQLNIALMKTPLDSPGMADFVANLAPVNALAERSPGFVWRLQDEEGDATAIRPFGPEVLVNLSVWRDVASLTDFVYRSAHVEMLRRRKEWFERASGMHQVLWWVPKGHRPDVREAAARLARLREHGPTPEAFTFRQTFLAPDESVPFVPAELERESQAG, encoded by the coding sequence ATGTCGAACACTCACGAACTTGCCCAACTGAACATAGCCCTGATGAAGACGCCCCTGGACTCCCCTGGCATGGCCGATTTCGTCGCTAACCTGGCGCCGGTCAACGCCCTGGCCGAGCGTTCACCGGGCTTCGTCTGGCGGCTGCAGGACGAGGAAGGTGATGCCACTGCCATTCGCCCCTTCGGTCCTGAGGTGCTGGTCAATCTGTCGGTCTGGCGCGATGTCGCCAGCCTTACCGACTTCGTTTACCGTTCGGCCCACGTCGAGATGCTGCGACGCCGCAAGGAATGGTTCGAGCGTGCCTCCGGTATGCACCAAGTACTCTGGTGGGTTCCCAAGGGACATCGCCCCGATGTCCGGGAAGCGGCGGCGCGTCTGGCCCGGTTGCGCGAACACGGCCCCACGCCGGAGGCCTTTACCTTCCGCCAGACCTTCCTCGCGCCGGACGAATCCGTACCGTTCGTACCCGCGGAACTGGAGCGCGAAAGCCAGGCGGGCTGA
- a CDS encoding LysR substrate-binding domain-containing protein produces the protein MNYPAIDTELLRTFVAIADYGGFTRAAEMVNRTQSAVSMQMKRLEEDVLQRAVFERDGRQVRLTAEGQILLGYARRILKLHGEVMNTLRQPHMVGSVRIGTPDDYVMRFLPGILSRFAQAYPLVQVEVHCDSSAQLLQRQDLDLTIVTRKPGDDIGEFLRQERIVWAEAIGFNPHEQPALPLAMFNSECFCRAWACNALDAIGREYRVAYTSPSLSAIMAVVSAGLAITAQLQSLITPDMRILGEAEGLPQLPVCNIMLLRNERHQSPVTETLAEHIVEGFRN, from the coding sequence ATGAACTACCCAGCCATTGATACCGAACTGCTGCGTACCTTCGTCGCCATCGCCGACTATGGTGGATTCACCCGCGCAGCAGAGATGGTCAATCGCACCCAATCGGCCGTGAGCATGCAGATGAAGCGGCTGGAGGAAGATGTACTACAGCGTGCGGTGTTCGAGCGCGACGGCCGCCAGGTCAGGCTCACCGCCGAAGGGCAGATACTGCTGGGCTACGCGCGGCGCATTCTCAAGCTACACGGCGAGGTGATGAACACCCTGCGCCAGCCGCACATGGTGGGTTCGGTGCGCATCGGCACGCCGGACGACTATGTGATGCGCTTCCTGCCTGGAATTCTCTCGCGCTTCGCCCAGGCCTATCCGCTGGTGCAAGTGGAGGTGCACTGCGACTCCTCCGCCCAGTTGCTGCAGCGCCAGGACCTCGATCTGACCATCGTGACCCGCAAGCCGGGCGACGACATCGGCGAGTTCCTGCGCCAGGAGCGCATCGTCTGGGCCGAGGCCATAGGCTTCAACCCCCACGAGCAACCGGCTCTGCCGCTCGCCATGTTCAACTCCGAATGCTTCTGCCGCGCCTGGGCCTGTAACGCCCTGGACGCCATTGGGCGCGAGTACAGGGTGGCCTACACCAGCCCGAGCCTGTCGGCCATCATGGCCGTGGTCAGCGCTGGGTTGGCGATCACCGCCCAATTGCAGAGCCTGATCACCCCCGACATGCGCATTCTGGGTGAAGCCGAAGGTCTACCGCAGTTACCGGTGTGCAACATCATGCTGTTGCGCAATGAACGCCATCAATCACCGGTAACCGAGACCCTGGCAGAACATATCGTGGAAGGTTTCCGGAATTGA
- a CDS encoding DUF882 domain-containing protein: MAASSPGISRRQVLKAFAAFGAALIAGDALASRIEVTLRPRNLHARMLNRDRHLRLERPAAGEVATFCYFRKGKGWDLEGYRQGCRILRDVKYKSTVKINVKLLDLLFLIQAWLRINKLPTRILVSSGYRTPQHNATLEGAARQSLHIRGMAADIRIPGVSVERLGRLVRALGAGGVGFYPSKGFIHVDVGRVRTWRVAALVEPGQEEWALAVLDQGEHFA, encoded by the coding sequence ATGGCTGCCTCCTCTCCCGGAATCTCCAGACGCCAGGTACTCAAGGCCTTCGCAGCATTCGGCGCGGCCCTTATCGCGGGCGACGCCCTGGCCAGCCGGATCGAGGTGACGCTGCGCCCCCGCAACCTCCACGCACGCATGCTCAATCGTGATCGCCACCTGCGCCTGGAACGCCCGGCCGCAGGAGAAGTCGCCACCTTCTGCTACTTCCGCAAGGGCAAGGGCTGGGACCTGGAAGGCTATCGTCAGGGCTGCCGCATCCTGCGAGACGTGAAGTACAAGAGCACGGTGAAGATCAACGTCAAATTGCTCGACCTGCTTTTCCTCATCCAGGCCTGGCTTCGCATCAACAAGCTCCCCACCCGCATCCTGGTGAGCAGCGGTTATCGCACCCCGCAGCACAACGCCACCCTGGAAGGCGCCGCCCGGCAGTCCCTGCACATCCGTGGCATGGCCGCCGACATCCGTATTCCCGGCGTCAGCGTCGAACGTCTGGGCAGGCTGGTCCGCGCCCTCGGCGCCGGTGGCGTGGGCTTCTATCCATCCAAGGGGTTCATCCACGTAGACGTTGGCCGCGTCAGGACCTGGCGAGTCGCCGCGCTGGTGGAGCCAGGGCAGGAAGAATGGGCTCTGGCCGTGTTGGACCAGGGCGAGCATTTCGCCTGA
- the earP gene encoding elongation factor P maturation arginine rhamnosyltransferase EarP: MVKWDIFCNVVDNFGDIGVTWRLARQLVAEHGQSVRLWVDEPAAFAPLCPQADPEAESQWQHGVEIRHWRQDWQPVEAADVVIEAFACQLPDPYLTAMAARADKPHWLNLEYLSAEDWVAGCHGLPSFQANGLQKAFYFPGFIEGTGGLLRESGLVERRQAFLVDPDARRTFLEELGVAHEEGALLISLFAYENAALAGWLDILAAGDQPVQLLVPVGRVLADLADWLGEEQLTAGTGFRRGKLAIQVLPFVSQDDYDKILWCCDFNAVRGEDSFIRAQWAGKPLLWHIYQQEEGAHWDKLEAFLTLYCRDLSPAAAAALAQSWRAWNKGEGMGEAWNELLAQWSEISLKAEQWCLLQASRADLATGLVQICTKPL; encoded by the coding sequence ATCGTGAAGTGGGACATCTTCTGCAACGTCGTCGATAACTTTGGCGACATCGGCGTGACCTGGCGCCTGGCTCGCCAACTGGTGGCCGAGCACGGCCAGTCGGTGCGCCTCTGGGTGGATGAACCTGCCGCCTTCGCGCCGCTTTGTCCTCAAGCCGATCCAGAGGCGGAGAGCCAATGGCAACACGGCGTGGAAATCCGTCACTGGCGCCAGGATTGGCAGCCGGTGGAGGCGGCGGACGTGGTGATCGAAGCCTTCGCCTGCCAGCTTCCCGACCCGTACCTGACGGCCATGGCCGCGAGGGCGGACAAGCCCCACTGGTTGAATCTGGAATACCTCAGTGCCGAGGACTGGGTGGCCGGATGCCATGGCCTGCCGTCCTTCCAGGCCAATGGCCTGCAGAAGGCTTTCTACTTTCCAGGTTTCATCGAGGGCACCGGCGGCCTGCTGAGGGAGTCCGGGCTGGTTGAACGACGCCAGGCATTCCTGGTCGATCCCGACGCGCGGCGGACCTTCCTGGAAGAACTGGGTGTTGCGCACGAGGAAGGCGCGCTGCTGATTTCGCTGTTTGCCTATGAGAACGCAGCCCTGGCCGGCTGGCTGGACATCCTGGCGGCGGGTGATCAGCCGGTGCAACTGCTGGTGCCCGTTGGTCGGGTACTGGCCGATCTGGCTGACTGGCTTGGCGAGGAACAGCTGACGGCGGGCACCGGATTCCGTCGCGGGAAACTGGCGATCCAGGTGCTGCCTTTCGTCAGCCAGGACGACTACGACAAAATCCTTTGGTGCTGCGATTTCAATGCGGTACGCGGCGAAGACTCCTTCATCCGCGCCCAATGGGCGGGGAAGCCGCTGCTCTGGCACATCTACCAGCAAGAGGAGGGCGCCCACTGGGACAAGCTGGAGGCGTTTCTTACCCTCTATTGCCGCGACCTGTCGCCGGCCGCAGCTGCTGCGCTGGCCCAAAGCTGGCGGGCCTGGAACAAGGGAGAGGGGATGGGCGAGGCCTGGAATGAGCTGTTGGCGCAATGGTCGGAAATCAGCCTGAAAGCCGAGCAGTGGTGCCTGCTGCAGGCATCGCGTGCGGACCTCGCGACGGGTCTGGTGCAGATTTGTACAAAACCGCTATGA
- a CDS encoding methyl-accepting chemotaxis protein: MNEMVATVQDVARNAESAADSASHADRQAQHGTAVVQQAIERIEHLAQAIEQSAGAIERLKHDSTNIGTVLDVIKSIAEQTNLLALNAAIEAARAGDAGRGFAVVADEVRALARRTQESTTQIEQLVSTLQDGAQGAVDMMGRSRTQAGHTVDAAKEAGTALEAINDSVSNIQQLNQQIATAAEQQSAVAEEINRSVTSIRDVAEQSAAATEETSAASVDLARLGGELQTEVNRFRLG; the protein is encoded by the coding sequence ATGAATGAGATGGTCGCCACCGTCCAGGACGTCGCCCGTAACGCTGAATCCGCGGCCGATTCCGCCAGCCACGCCGATCGCCAGGCACAGCACGGCACCGCCGTCGTGCAGCAGGCCATCGAGCGCATCGAACACCTGGCCCAGGCAATCGAGCAGTCCGCCGGAGCCATCGAGCGACTCAAGCACGACAGCACCAACATCGGTACCGTGCTCGACGTGATCAAAAGCATCGCCGAGCAGACCAACCTGCTCGCCCTCAATGCCGCCATCGAAGCAGCCCGGGCGGGAGATGCCGGGCGCGGGTTCGCGGTCGTCGCAGACGAGGTGCGCGCCCTCGCCCGCCGGACCCAGGAATCCACCACGCAGATCGAGCAGCTGGTCAGCACCTTGCAGGACGGCGCCCAGGGCGCGGTGGACATGATGGGCAGAAGCCGCACCCAGGCCGGCCATACGGTGGACGCTGCCAAAGAGGCCGGAACTGCGCTGGAGGCCATCAATGACTCGGTCTCCAATATCCAGCAGCTCAACCAGCAGATCGCCACCGCCGCCGAGCAGCAAAGCGCCGTGGCCGAAGAAATCAACCGCAGCGTCACCAGCATTCGCGACGTGGCCGAGCAATCCGCAGCGGCCACAGAGGAAACCTCGGCCGCCAGTGTCGATCTCGCCCGCCTCGGCGGCGAACTGCAGACAGAGGTCAACCGCTTCCGCCTAGGCTGA
- a CDS encoding LysR family transcriptional regulator translates to MNPDALTEQLALFLDVLEAGSFSAAARRHPLTPSAVARRIDALERALGSNLFVRNTHAVKATPAGLAFAERAKRVLAELRLARAEAVSLSSAPEGLIRIDAPSPFGRRHLAPAIAEFLTHYPGLDVQLRLIDSFIDMHGESLGQVDLVLRIGPLADTRLVATPLAPLVRILCASPDYLRRRGIPRNPRELPDHDGLDWDALAPPYAWRFEVDGKLQHIRPGRMRMTANNAETLLFSAVAGHGIAHLPTWLISEHLVRGELVPLFCEDGLPPPEPSGIYALRLEGEASSRSRLLLEFLKSRFGPVPPWDLALGSLGRI, encoded by the coding sequence ATGAACCCCGATGCCCTGACCGAACAACTGGCCCTCTTTCTCGACGTCCTGGAGGCTGGAAGCTTCTCCGCCGCCGCCCGCCGTCACCCACTCACACCCTCCGCCGTAGCGCGACGCATCGACGCCCTGGAGCGCGCCCTGGGCAGCAACCTGTTCGTCCGCAACACCCATGCGGTGAAAGCGACGCCCGCTGGCCTGGCCTTTGCCGAACGGGCAAAGCGGGTGCTTGCGGAACTGCGCCTGGCCCGCGCCGAAGCCGTATCCCTGAGCAGCGCACCGGAGGGGCTGATCCGTATCGATGCGCCAAGCCCATTCGGCCGCAGGCACCTGGCGCCGGCCATTGCGGAGTTCCTCACCCACTACCCCGGCCTCGATGTGCAGCTGCGACTGATCGACAGCTTCATCGACATGCACGGCGAGAGTCTCGGCCAGGTGGATCTGGTACTGCGCATTGGCCCGCTTGCCGATACCCGCCTGGTCGCGACTCCGCTGGCGCCACTGGTACGCATTCTCTGCGCCAGCCCGGACTATCTGCGCCGACGCGGCATTCCCCGGAACCCGCGCGAACTGCCCGACCACGACGGCCTCGACTGGGACGCCCTGGCACCGCCCTATGCCTGGCGCTTCGAGGTGGACGGCAAGTTGCAGCACATTCGCCCCGGACGCATGCGGATGACCGCGAACAATGCCGAGACCCTGCTCTTCAGTGCCGTCGCGGGGCACGGAATTGCCCACCTGCCGACCTGGTTGATCAGCGAACACCTGGTGCGCGGCGAACTGGTGCCGCTGTTCTGCGAGGACGGCTTGCCGCCGCCGGAGCCCAGCGGCATCTACGCCTTGCGCCTGGAAGGGGAAGCCAGCTCGCGCAGTCGGCTACTGCTGGAGTTCCTGAAGAGTCGATTTGGCCCGGTGCCGCCCTGGGACCTTGCCTTGGGCAGCCTTGGGCGGATCTGA
- a CDS encoding cold-shock protein has translation MATRQNGTVKWFNSEKGFGFITPEQGPDVFVHFRQIEGDGYKSLDEGQRVSFLVTDGAKGPQAEQVRPL, from the coding sequence ATGGCAACTCGCCAGAACGGTACCGTTAAGTGGTTCAACTCTGAAAAAGGCTTCGGCTTCATCACCCCCGAGCAAGGTCCGGACGTGTTCGTTCACTTCCGCCAGATCGAAGGTGATGGCTACAAATCCCTGGACGAAGGTCAGCGCGTAAGCTTCCTCGTCACCGACGGGGCCAAAGGCCCTCAGGCTGAGCAGGTTCGCCCGCTGTAA